From the genome of Meriones unguiculatus strain TT.TT164.6M chromosome 17, Bangor_MerUng_6.1, whole genome shotgun sequence:
AACAGTTTTATGACATAAAAGAAGTTTGGACCAAAAGGTTGCAAGTTTTAGAAAATTCATGAAATGCTAGTTCTGTATTGGGCTAATTTTAATGCTATATGAAATATTTGATTAAGGCTTTTCTTGGTgtttcttttgcttatttttttaataggtcGGCACAGCTGGTTATACTTCGCTCAACAAGAGCAGTTTTAATACTGAAGAAAGTGGCCGAGATGTCCTAGAGAACACATTTTCTCAGAAACATAAAGAACTATCTGTTTTATTAGCAGAAATGAAAGAAGCCCAAGAGGAAATCGCATTTCTTAAGTCCCAGCTCCAGGGCAAGAAGCCTGAGGGGGACTATGAGCTCCTTGACCAGAAAGAAGTGAAGCTGATGGAGAGTGAAGGTCCGCCCTCAGTTATAGCGGGAGATAGCCTCTGTAAGGAGAGCAGCATCCCAGCAGCTGAAAAAGAGGAACAGGCAAGTGCTGAAGATCAGCAGCAAACATCTGAGGCAGGGCCTCTAAATGATGCTGGAATGGACCTGAAATCCCCAAAGCTGGACAGTACAGACAAATCCTCCCCTGTAGATATTTGCCAGTGTCACCAGGGAGAATTAGAAAGGCTGAAGACTCAAGTATTGGAGCTTGAGACAAGCCTTCATAAAGCAGAAGACATTTATGAGAAAAATTTAGATGAGAAAGCTAAGGAAATTAGCAACCTAACCCAGCtcatggaagaactgaaggagaGTGCTGAGGGTGCCCGCAGCAAGCTCACTGCTGTGTCTGAAGAAAGAGACCGGCTGCTTTCCCAGGTGGAGGAGCTCCATGTCTTAGCAGAGCTTCGGGCTCAGGTCCAGGAACTGGAAACCAGCCTTGCAGAAGCAGAGAAGCAAAGAAGTCtggactatgaaagccagaggactCAGCACAGCGTGCTCACAGAGCAGATCCACAGCCTAAGCGTAGAGGCCAGGTCTAAAGATGTGAAGATCGAAGCTCTCCAGAGAGAGCTGGATGATCTGCAGCTACAGTTTTCTGAGCAGGGCACCCAGATAAAAAGCCTGCAGAGCCAGCtgcagaaaaaggaaagggaagtgcTCGAGGGGGCAGAACGGGTGAAGGACATGTCAAATGAGATGGAAGGCCTGTCCCAGGCTCTTTCGCAGAAGGAACTGGAAATAGCCAACATGAACCAGCTcttactagagaaaaaaaaagatgtggagaCACTCCAGCAAACCATCCAGGAGAAGGATCAGCAAGTGACGGAACTCAGCTTCAGTATGACAGAGAAAATGGTGCAGCTTAACGAAGAAAAGTTTTCTCTCGGGGTTGAAATTAAGACTCTGAAGGAGCAGCTCAATTTATTGTCCAGAGCTGAAGAAGCAAAAAAAGAGCAGGTAGAGGATCATGGAGGTGATTCCAACCTTAACCATAGCCACGATGAGTCACCAGTGGGGCTGGTGAGTAAAGAGGGGCTTCAGCAGGAACTGGAGTGCCTGAAGAAAGAAAGCGAGCAGAGAAAGCGGAAGCTCCAGGCAGCACTTATTAACAGAAAGGAGCTACTCCAGAGAGTCAGTGCTCTGGAGGAAGAGTTAGCCAAGGTGAAAGAGGAGTCTAGGAAAGAGACTCCACTCGGAGAGAGTGAGAGGAGAAAGctggaggaagatggagagaacAAAGATGACCTAGAAAAATGTGAGACCTCTAAGTGGCAAGAAATACAAGTTTCTTTAAAACAGACAATATCCAAAAAAGAAGTGGAACTAGAGCACGTAAGGAGAGatttgaaagaaaagatagcAGCGGAAGAAGAATTACAGGCTTTGGTTCAACAGATGAATCAGAGCTTGCAGGAGAAGACCAAGCAAATAGATTTGCTTCGAGCTGAGATCACTGAAAACCAAGCAACTATTGAGAAATTAGCCACAGGCAATAAGGATGCTGGGCATGGAGATGCAGCAGCGCCTGCAAAAGAAATGGTGGTGAGCAGCCCGCCCAGTGCAGGTGGTGGGGAACACGGTAAGCCAGAGTTGGAGGGAAAGATACTAGAccttgaaaaggaaaaggaacaaCTCAAAAAGAAGCTCCAAGAAGCCTTAACTTCCCGCAAGGCAATTCTAAAAAAGgcacaagagaaagagaaacatctGAAGGAAGAGCTCAAAGAGCAGCAGGATGCTTACTGTCGCCTCCAGGAGCACTTTGATgagcagaggaaggaaaatgAGCACATCGGGGACCAGCTAAGGCAGCTGCAGATGCAAGCGCGGGAGTCTGTGGACACACAGCTCCCAGGCGCTGACCAGCAGGAGCCTGGTCTGCTGGCACAAGGGTTAGAAGGAATTTCGCTCGAAGATAAAGAACAGCAGCCCACCCAGCCTGCCTTTGAGTCTAATTTAGGCACAACTCAGCCTTCTCACCCTGGAGAGACAGCAGCTCTCCAGGCTACTGTTTCTATTGCCCAGATTAAGGCCCAGTTGAAAGAAATGGAGGTTGAGAAAGAAGAGCTGGAATTGAAAGTTAGTTCTGCAGCAAGTGAGCTGATTAAAAAGTCAGAAGAAGTGCTCCTATTACAAGAGCAGATAAGCACACAGGGTGTAGAAATCCAGAATTTGAAGGCAGCATCCCATGAGGCGGAGGCCCACATggaaaggctgaagcaggaactGGAAAGCAGTCAACTAAAACTTGCTAGCCTGGAACATCTGAAAACCCTTCAGCCTGAGCTAGACGAACTGCAGAAGCACCTCCGCCAGAAGGAAGACGAGGTCAGCTGTCTTTCTGGACAGCTTAGTGAGAAAGAGCAGACCCTCAGCACAGTACACACCGAGATGTTGGAGCAGGAGAATTTAATCAAGGCCCTGCACACACAGCTGGAAATGCAAGCCAAAGAGCACGAGGAGAGGCTAAAGCAGGTCCAGGTGGAACTTTgtgaactgaagcagaagccaaacGAAGCCGAGGAAGAAACTAAAGCAAAGCAACAAATTCAGAGGAAACTGCAGGCTGCCCTCATCTCCCGAAAGGAGGCACTCAGGGAAAACAAGAATCTGCAAGAGGAGTTGTCTTTAGCCAGAGATGCCATTGAACGCCTGACCAAGTCTCTGGCAGATGTAGAAAGCCAGGTATCTGTTCAGAATAAAGAGAAAGATGCACTCCTAGGGAAGTTAGCCATTcttcaggaagaaagagacaAACTCATTGTAGAAATGGACAGGTCTTTACTGGAAAATCAGAGCCTTGGTGGCTCTTGTGAAAGCCTAAAACTAGCTCTGGAGGGTCTTACTGAAGACAAGGAAAAGCTGTTGAAGGAGCTTGAATCTTTAAGATGTTCTAAGATTGCAGAGAGCAACGAATGGCAAGAGAAACACAAGGAACTGCAGAAAGAGTATGAAGTTCTTCTGCAGTCCTACGAGAATGTGAGCAATGAAGCAGAAAGGATCCAGCACGTGGTGGAAAGTGTGAGGCAAGAGAAGCAAGAGCTTTATGGGAAATTACGAAGCACAGAGACagacaagagagagacagaaaaacagcTGCAGGATGCAGAACAGGAAAtggaagagatgagagaaaagATGAGAAAGTTTGCTAAATCTAAACAACAGAAGATCCTTGAGCTGGAGGAAGAAAATGACCGGCTTAGAGCAGAGGCCCAGCCCATAGGAGGAGCCAAAGAAAGCATGGAAGCTCTTCTCTCTTCCAATTCTAGCTTGAAGGAGGAACTAGAAAGGGTCAAATTGGAGTATAAAACCCTGTCTAAGCAGTTTGAGGctttaatggcagagaaagacattCTGAGTGAAGAGATTCAAGAGCTAAAGCATCAGGTAGAAGATCATGTACTGAAACAAGCTAGCCTAGAGGCAACTGAGAAATCCGATGAACAGAAGGATGTCATTGAAGATGTAACACAAGCTGTGGTGGGCAAGTCTCAAGAGCAAGAATCACAGAGATTCAGTGCTAAGCTTGAAGATCCGGAAGCTGTTCCATCaactcacagtgccaagcctggCATTGGTGAGACTTTCGGCTCCCATGATGACATCAATAACTACCTACAGCAGCTTGATCAGCTTAGGAGAAGAATTGGTGAATTAGAGGTGgagcaacagaaggaaaaggaactTAGCCAGACtttagaaaatgagaaaaatgcccTATTAAGTCAACTCTCTGCAAAAGATGGTGACCTAAAGCTACTTGAGGAAGAAGTCGCCAAAATAAGCATGCAAAATCAGCAAATCCAAGAAGAACTCTCCAGAGTTACCAAGCTGAAAGAGAcggcagaagaggagaaagatgaCTTAGAAGAGAGGCTGATGAATCAACTGGCAGAACTTAATGGCAGCATTGGCAATTACTACCAGGATGTTACAGATGCCCAGATAAAAAACGAGCAACTGGAATCCGAAATGCAGAACCTTAAAAAGTGCGTGAGTGatttagaagaagaaaagcagcagctGGTCAAGGAAAAAAGCATGGTGGAGTCAGAAATACGAAAGGAGTTTATGGAGAAGATACAGGGTGCCGAGAAAGGGCCTGGCAATAAAAGCCATGCCAAGGAGCTCCAGGAGCTgttgaaagaaaaacagcaagagGTAAAGCAACTGCAGAAGGACTGCATTAGGTACCAAGAGAAGATCAGTGCTCTGGAGAAGACGGTCAAGGCTTTAGAGTTTGTTCAGGCTGAATCCCAAAAGGATTTGGACGTAACAAAAGGGAATCTGGCGCAGGCTGTTGAACAGCGCAAAAAGGCACAAGCAGAATTATCTAGCTTCAAAGTGCTGCTGGATGACACCCAAAGTGAAGCCGCGAGAGTGCTGGCGGACAACCTCAAACTGAAGAAGGAACTTCAGGCAAACAGAGAGTCCGTCAAGAGCCAGATGAAACAAAAAGATGAAGCCCTCCTGCGCCAACTCGAGCAGGCAGAAGAGAAACACCTGAAAGAGAAGACAAGCGCCCAAGAGGAGCTGCATGCTCTGCATAGGGAGAAGGCCCACGTGGAAGACACGCTTCTGGAAGTCCAGGCCACGCTGACCAGGAAAGACAAGGAAATGAAGCAGCTGCAGGAGAACTTGCACAGCACTGTAGCCCAGCTCGCAGCCTTCACTAAGAGCATGTCATCCCTCCAGGATGACCGTGACAGAGTGATCGATGAAGCTAAGAAATGGGAGCAGAAGTTTGGTGACGCCATTCAAACCAAAGAGGAAGAGATCAGACTCAAAGAGGAGAATTGCAGCGTTCTAAAGGATCAGCTTCGACAAATGACCATCCATGTGGAGGAATTGAAAATCAATATCTCCAGGTAAGCAACAAAGCCTTTCCCCACAGAGAAAATGGTGAAGGCAAAGACAATTTTCAAActgcttttatttgtttcagtatttcacttatttatttattactgaaCCAATTTTTGCTTTAAATTCCCTTAGAACATATGTCCTTTCCCTTCTGATACTTTTTGCCATTTTTGTAACTTCTTGTTATGATTTTGTATTAGCATTAAATCATTAACATAAAATCGCTGACATcttttccccatatctcttccTTGCAATTTCATTTCTGGATTTCTTGACAACCTGACTACTTTTGTCTAGATTTCTACCTGCTTACACCCAAAGGATTGCTTCAGTGGGCTAAgtgctcctctcctctctctctccgcCACTGTTGGTGTCAACTAGCCTCTGTATATCAGTTGGAAATCCCATCCTCAGACTCTAGAATGTCACCTTTGGAGGTCAGGAACCCGCAGTGACTCAACCCTttgctcctccccttctgtttcctTACCGTTTCTTTTGCCAGGATTAGAGCTTTAAAGAAACtggacattaaaaagaaaaaagaaaaggaaactagaCATTAGCTTGTCTGGAGCAAAGTAGAATAAAATAGGGGGGTTGGGAGCTGATTTACTTTTCAGTGTCTTAAACTGGAtcgctgaaataaaaaaaaaaaacagtttcatgATTCAGAGCTCTGTGATATGTCTTTAAtatgttatttttctgtgtgGTCAATACATGTGTATAGATACAGAGAACTAAGATCTTTATTAAAACGCCAATCATGAATATTGACTAACTTGTAGATCAGTTTGGTGTAAGTCATATAGTTAAtatctctacttttttttccctccttccttctcccatccTTCTCCCCGGCCTCTGTCCCCATTCCCCAGGCTTGAACATGACAAGGAAACTTGGGAGTCCAAGGCCCATTCAGAGCTCCAGCATCAACAGAAGGTTTGTGATAACCTTCAAGGGGAAAACAAAGAACTTATGGcccagctagaagaaactcaacAACTATACCACAATTCTATGAATGAACTAACTAGGTTGGAATCAGAACTCAAGAATCTCAAAGACCAGTCAACTGATTTAAATAACTCTTTAGAAAAAtgtaaagaacagaaagaaagctTGGAGGGGATCATAAAGCAGCAAGACGCTCATATCCAAAATCGCAAGTTCAGCCATGAGCAACTAGAGACTGATCTGAAGACCTCCAGAGAGCTAACCGCTAGGCTGCATGATGAAATCAACGAGAAGGAGCAGAAGATTATAAGCCTGCTTTCTGGCAAGGAGGAGGCAATCCAAGGAGCTGTGGCAGAACTGCGCCAACAACACAGTAAAGAGGTCAAGGAGCTAGAAAACCTCCTGTCCCAGGAGGAACAGAAGAATGCGGCCctagaagaggaaaacagaaaggctGTTGAGAAAACCAGTCAGGTCATGGAAACACTAGAAACCGTCAAGAAGGAGAATTCTGAGCAGAAGGCACAGCTGGATTCCTTCGTTAAGTCTATCTCCTCTCTCCAGGATGACCGAGACCGCATAGTGAGTGACTATCAGCAGCTGGAAGAGCGACATCTCTCTGTCATCTTGGAAAAAGACCAGCTCATCCAAGATGCTGCTGCTGAGAACAATAAACTGAGGGAGGAGATTCGAGGGCTGAGAGGTCACATGGATGATCTCAACTCCGAGAATGCCAAGCTGGATGCCGAGCTGGTCCAGTACCGGCAGGACCTGAAGGAGGTGATAGCCATCAAGGACTGTCAGCAAAAGCAACTCCTTGAGGCTCaactacagcaaaacaaagagTTGAAAAGTGAATGTGCAAAATTAGAAGAAAAGCTGAAGGGGTCAGAAGACGCAAAGCAAAGCCTACAGAGGTTTTCTGATGCCCTCCAAGAGGAGAAACAAGGTTTGTCTAAAGAGATCGAGAACTTGACGAGACAGGTGACAGCCTTGCAGGAAGAGGGTACCGTAGGTATCTATCTTGCCCAACTGAAAGTAAAAGAAGAGGAGGTTCAGCAGTTAAATGTGGCACTCTCCTCTTCCCAGAAGAGAACTGCGGATCTGGAAGAGGAGTTAGTGTGTGTTCAGAAGGAAGCTACCAGGAAGGTAAGTGAAATTGAGGAGAagctgaagaaggagctgaagCACCTCCATCATGATGCAGGGATAATGCGGAATGAAACTGAAACAGCAGAAGAGAGGGTGGCAGAGCTGGCGAGAGATCTGGTCGAGATGGAGCAGAAGTTACTTACAGTAACTAAAGAGAATAAAGATCTTACAGCACAGATTCAGTCCTTTGGAAGGTCAATGAGTTCCTTGCAGGACAGCAGAGATCATGCCACTGAGGAGCTTAGTGACCTGAAGAAGAAGTATGATGCCAGTCTCAAGGAGCTGGCCCAGCTGAAAGAGCAGAAGGACTCAGGCAAAGAGAGTGACGTCCTTTCCCAGGCTGCTTTTCCCCTGACCACCGCTGAGAACAGCTTGTCCCACATTGAGAAACTGAACCAGCAGCTCATGTCCAAAGATGAGCAATTGCTTCACCTATCTTCACAACTAGAAGATTCTTACAACCAAGTGCAGTCCTTTTCTAAGGCCATGGCCAGTCTGCAGAATGAGAGAGATCACCTGTGGAGTGAGCTGGAGAAATTCCGGAAGTCggaggaagggaagcagagggctgcagctccttcttctgcctccagCCCAGCTGAAGTACAGAGCTTGAAAAAGGCCATGTCTTCACTCCAGAACGACAGGGATCGATTAGTGAGTGTCCATTTCAGATCTGTGTTTCAGAGGTTTGGGGGCCGTTCTTTACATTGGTTCTTATTTCCATAGAAAAAGATAAATGTTTCTGTTTGTAAAGCCTTTGTATAAAATCACCAGCATTGCTGCATATTCCACAGATGGTTTGGGGCTGACGGGAAGCAGATGTGCCGATACCACTTTCAGCCCTGAGGACTTTTCTTTGCACAGAATCTGCATTGGTTATAAAGGATTAAAAGATAACGAGCTGCTTTGCACATCCTGTAAATGGTTCCAGAATGTAAAGCAGGCTAGTTGGAAGAAAGCACAGGGTCAGTTGCTCAGTGTCTTCTCAGTGGCAGTTGAGCCCTTGATCATCTGCTACATCAGGATAGTAAGGATTGGCTTGTCAACCCTAACTTGTCAAGAAAGAAGTTAAGTGTAAAAGGGATTTCTTAAAGTGTCACTAGACATGGCAGCACTTTGTCTGAGTTCAAGACAAGCCGGGACTACGTAGCTCATGTcaggccagtttgggctatgtagtgaggctgtctcaaaaacagttcTTAAAATCACTATTCAGTCACTAATTGTTTGCAAACCAACTAGTGCCcgtttcctcctttcttcctatcTTTATTTTCCACTACAGGAACTGATCCCAGGGCCATAGATGCTAGGCAAGCCCTTTACTGCTGAGCTGCATCCCTAGCCCGGTTCATACATTTTGAGACAGACTTTTGTAAGCTACTCACGCAGATGTTAaaactcaggatcctccttcctctgctgcctACATAGATATGATTGCAACTACACAGCACCATGCCTGTTCCTGCTCACGTTCTTTAAATTAACCTTTTCAGAAATGAAGAGAGAGCTTGTCTGGTACCTGAGTTCCATTCATagaatccttatttagaaagccGTACAGGGTGGTCCTTGAAACTCACTGGCCATTCAGCCTAGCCTGTGCAGACAAGCACCAAGCCAGGGGGAGGCTCTGTCTCTAAGACaagcaaagtgcttgctgtgcaagcatgaaaacCTGTGTTTGGATACCCAGCACGGCATACAAAAAGCCAAGCGTAGAGCACATACATGCGATCCCAGTGCTACACGAAGATAGGCAGAACCCTGGAGCCCACTGTCCAGCCAGCCAAGCCAAACTGGTGATGTCCAGGTTCAGTGAAGAAataacagaccctgtctcaaaacatgaaGAGAAATAGAGGCATTCACCTGATGTCAACCTTGGCCTGCATGTGCCCGAGCACCGagaaccagtggttctcagccttcctgatgctgcaaccctttaatatagttcctcatgttgtgatgacctccaaccataaattgtcttgttgctgcttcatacctttaattttgctactattaggAGTCATAgcgtaaatacctgatatgcaggcTCTCTGATACATTATCCCTGGGTGAGAACTTTAactcctgacctccacatacctatgcacacactcacttgaaaacacaactaaaacaaaataaaacgcTGCATGGCCTCAGAGGAACACACCTAAAGCTGTCCTCTGGCACCcaggcagacacaggcacacatatacacatgtgcctGCACCCACGTGGACGTGCACACAGTTGATACACATTTGTGCCATTGTACCATTCATTGTGTTCTAAGCCGAAGTCCGTTTCCTGAGGGGTTTTAGCAGGTGCAGAGTTAGCAGAGTTAGCTGTGTGTCGCTGGGGGACTTGCTTACTGTACATGTGTGCACTGTAAACACTGGACACTGCATCTTGTTCTCTCAGCCCACCTGCACACTTGTCTACTGACTATTGATGAGCCAGACCTTTTTGAAGAAGTTATTTCCCTACTTCTGTAACTTGTAGTGATACTCTGTTTCCAAAACGGTCACTCTGGTGTTATTCTGTCTAACTATCAGGTATTTTATTCTGTTCAAATTATCCATCCATTCACCTTCAGCATCCCATGGTAAGCTTCTTTTGTTCACCATTTGTAACAGTACTGCCTCCAGCGTGTAACCCCTCCAGTAGATAAGCGTTCTCCTGGAAACTCCTCCTTTCTTAGGACTGCCCTGCCCAGGACGCTTGGAGAGGAACATGGTGGGCTGGAAGAGTCTCAGGGCCCCTCTTTTGGTCTGCCACTCAAGACCTGTGATTCCTCATCTTCCAGCTTTGTCCTTGTTCCTCGGCATGCAGGCCACCTCCTCAGCACACAGTGCGCACAGCAAGCGCATCCGACCCACATTGCCATCCTGTTGGCTGGAGTGTCTTCCTCACGGCTTTCTTTTGGGGGTCATTCCAGAGCTCAGATCCTCTTGCCACACTTGCCTGTTGCCTGATCCTGTTTTGCCTCCCCATGTCTCAAGTACTTGTCTTACCATTTGCCTCACGTTGCCTGCGCACAAGTGCCTGGGCCACTGaggcatctcaccagccctccgCTCCATCTTCTGACCCcatttgatgtttttgtttttgccatcATGTTGTTTtacttgaatttattttatgtgtatgggcattttgtgtgcatgtgtgtctgcgcaCCATGTGCATGTCCTCGGATGCCCTCAGACTGTGGTtataattgtgagctgccatgtgggtgctggaaatagaaccagggttctctggaagggcagacggtgctcttaaccactgagccatctctccagccctgttcttTATTTGCAAgaacttcctttttttcttgtttattatgtgttttcttgttttatggGTAGATTGTCTAATTtgtagtgttttgctttgttgatatttaatttatgtgtatgtgtctgtgtctgacaCATGCAGGTGAGGGCATCAgaattacaggcaattgtgagcttcCCAAcatgggaattgaactggggtcccCTGGAAttgcagcaagagctcttaactgctaagccatctcctaTCTTGTTCTTGAAACAAGGTCTTAttatatagctgaggctggcctagaagattctgtgtagtccaggctgaccccaaacttaaagtCTTTCTGCACCAGCCTCTCAATTACAGACCTGTGCCTCCGTAACTGACTCAGACTTCTTTTAgtgagttttggtttttgtttgttttttgtaagtTTTTATTGCTGCTATAATGTTTCTGATCGCTAGCATTCTCTCTTAATCACATGTGATTTCCCTCTCCTAATGTGCTGAATCACCCTCTTTCAGCAGTTGCTCCTCATCCCTCATCTTAGCCTTTCTTTAGACAAAGAGCAATCATTGTTTCATCCTCACACGAACAGCAGAATCTAAAAAGCCTGTGGAGTGAACTAAGAAGCCTGCCAGGGAACTCACTTGGTGTGGGTTCACTGCCGTGTGATCTTGTCGAGCTTGTTGATCGTGCTCCCCAAGTTTGTATCTTTATCTCCTCGGGGTCTGATCATATCTTTGAGAGCTCCTTAGTCTCCTGTGTAGAAGGAGACCCGGCGGGTAGTGCTCATGGCGAATGTCACCCATATCTGTTACTGTAGAGCCGTGCTCTTACTTACAGCCTGTTTCACACTCCAGGTCCACGTCCTTTACCTTTTCGAGGCAGCTAGCCATTCAGTGAAGGTACCAAAATGTCAGAACTGAGAGGGATTTAGAATGCAATTCCTTCGGAAGTAGCTCTGCTCCAATCATCCTTTTCTCAGCTCCTGGCTCCCCTCAACCCTATCGCCGTTTTTTCCAGAGGTGGCTGGTGCCTTAATTCCTGAGCCCTTTGAAGATGCTGCAGAGTAAGTTTTGTTGGTCCTTGGCTTCTCGACCACCAGCTGAAGATGCAGCGCCCAGATGTATTAAGTTAGTCACTGTCATTCATCTGCTTGTCAGCCTCAAGACTGTGTTGCTGCTGACCTTTGTTGTCTTCCGTTCTTGTGTTTGGTGCTTTTTAAAAAGCTACCAGTGTGGCAGCACTAATATTTCGGAGTGGGTGAAAGGTGTGTAAGGCTGTTGTCTTTCCCAGATGTCCCAATATTATTTCTTCATCAAACTTTGAGTATTGGTAAAGAGTTTTAAAATAGAATGCAGTTTTGCTACAGACAAGTCCATCATAAAATCCATTAACTTTGTGTATGAGACATATTaactttcttatttaattttcatattcTTGTGAGGAAAAGTGCTGTAATTATCTTCATTTAATAGGTGAGGAAATAAGGGCTTCGATGATCTCACATCGAAGAAATGGTAAGACATCTACTTCTAGAGCCAGGTGCCCTAACCACCGGAGTGCACACCTTCTTTGTAGTGGACATCAGCTCAGCCTAAGACTGAAGTCCAGCAGGGATgcgtaaaacaaacaaacagcatcaAAGAAAACGTTGCTGCTGTTTATGCAAGAAAGACACCTGAGGAGGGCACATGGCTCAACGGACAGTCACTCGTTTCCCATTCA
Proteins encoded in this window:
- the Golgb1 gene encoding golgin subfamily B member 1 isoform X3, producing MLSRLSGLANVVLHELSGDDTDGNLSAPLEAELPQASDMELNNSTQEDVLERLAHAEKLVVELKDIIRQKDVELQQKDEDLQEERKAAENKVKKIKLHAKAKLTSLNKQIEEMKAQGGTTLPAEPQAEELLSKHDKSYMEEEMKVEKIKHELQEKEKLISNLQAQLDQAQSKRALQLDKSSAEMEDLMLMKQQLQEKEELISTLQTQLSQTQAEQAAQVVREKDARFETQVRLHEDELLQLVAQSDVETEMQQKLRVMQRKLEEHEEALLGRAQVVDLLQQELTSAEQRNQALSQQLQQLEAEHSTLKNTMETERQESKVLMEKVELEVAERKLSFHNLQEEMQQLQGQLVRAGQAQADLETQYSALEQRHKAEMEEKTAYILTLQKTEQELQSACDVLKEENAKLLQEKREQAAESAQAMQQLEDQLQQKSEELSQFVNKPDLQKQETASQTSPDVYNEGIQVVMEEDNTCLQKRVVELENEKEALLQSSVELEELKAENEKLFSRITLLEAQTRAGEADGTVCEVGTAGYTSLNKSSFNTEESGRDVLENTFSQKHKELSVLLAEMKEAQEEIAFLKSQLQGKKPEGDYELLDQKEVKLMESEGPPSVIAGDSLCKESSIPAAEKEEQASAEDQQQTSEAGPLNDAGMDLKSPKLDSTDKSSPVDICQCHQGELERLKTQVLELETSLHKAEDIYEKNLDEKAKEISNLTQLMEELKESAEGARSKLTAVSEERDRLLSQVEELHVLAELRAQVQELETSLAEAEKQRSLDYESQRTQHSVLTEQIHSLSVEARSKDVKIEALQRELDDLQLQFSEQGTQIKSLQSQLQKKEREVLEGAERVKDMSNEMEGLSQALSQKELEIANMNQLLLEKKKDVETLQQTIQEKDQQVTELSFSMTEKMVQLNEEKFSLGVEIKTLKEQLNLLSRAEEAKKEQVEDHGGDSNLNHSHDESPVGLVSKEGLQQELECLKKESEQRKRKLQAALINRKELLQRVSALEEELAKVKEESRKETPLGESERRKLEEDGENKDDLEKCETSKWQEIQVSLKQTISKKEVELEHVRRDLKEKIAAEEELQALVQQMNQSLQEKTKQIDLLRAEITENQATIEKLATGNKDAGHGDAAAPAKEMVVSSPPSAGGGEHGKPELEGKILDLEKEKEQLKKKLQEALTSRKAILKKAQEKEKHLKEELKEQQDAYCRLQEHFDEQRKENEHIGDQLRQLQMQARESVDTQLPGADQQEPGLLAQGLEGISLEDKEQQPTQPAFESNLGTTQPSHPGETAALQATVSIAQIKAQLKEMEVEKEELELKVSSAASELIKKSEEVLLLQEQISTQGVEIQNLKAASHEAEAHMERLKQELESSQLKLASLEHLKTLQPELDELQKHLRQKEDEVSCLSGQLSEKEQTLSTVHTEMLEQENLIKALHTQLEMQAKEHEERLKQVQVELCELKQKPNEAEEETKAKQQIQRKLQAALISRKEALRENKNLQEELSLARDAIERLTKSLADVESQVSVQNKEKDALLGKLAILQEERDKLIVEMDRSLLENQSLGGSCESLKLALEGLTEDKEKLLKELESLRCSKIAESNEWQEKHKELQKEYEVLLQSYENVSNEAERIQHVVESVRQEKQELYGKLRSTETDKRETEKQLQDAEQEMEEMREKMRKFAKSKQQKILELEEENDRLRAEAQPIGGAKESMEALLSSNSSLKEELERVKLEYKTLSKQFEALMAEKDILSEEIQELKHQVEDHVLKQASLEATEKSDEQKDVIEDVTQAVVGKSQEQESQRFSAKLEDPEAVPSTHSAKPGIGETFGSHDDINNYLQQLDQLRRRIGELEVEQQKEKELSQTLENEKNALLSQLSAKDGDLKLLEEEVAKISMQNQQIQEELSRVTKLKETAEEEKDDLEERLMNQLAELNGSIGNYYQDVTDAQIKNEQLESEMQNLKKCVSDLEEEKQQLVKEKSMVESEIRKEFMEKIQGAEKGPGNKSHAKELQELLKEKQQEVKQLQKDCIRYQEKISALEKTVKALEFVQAESQKDLDVTKGNLAQAVEQRKKAQAELSSFKVLLDDTQSEAARVLADNLKLKKELQANRESVKSQMKQKDEALLRQLEQAEEKHLKEKTSAQEELHALHREKAHVEDTLLEVQATLTRKDKEMKQLQENLHSTVAQLAAFTKSMSSLQDDRDRVIDEAKKWEQKFGDAIQTKEEEIRLKEENCSVLKDQLRQMTIHVEELKINISRLEHDKETWESKAHSELQHQQKVCDNLQGENKELMAQLEETQQLYHNSMNELTRLESELKNLKDQSTDLNNSLEKCKEQKESLEGIIKQQDAHIQNRKFSHEQLETDLKTSRELTARLHDEINEKEQKIISLLSGKEEAIQGAVAELRQQHSKEVKELENLLSQEEQKNAALEEENRKAVEKTSQVMETLETVKKENSEQKAQLDSFVKSISSLQDDRDRIVSDYQQLEERHLSVILEKDQLIQDAAAENNKLREEIRGLRGHMDDLNSENAKLDAELVQYRQDLKEVIAIKDCQQKQLLEAQLQQNKELKSECAKLEEKLKGSEDAKQSLQRFSDALQEEKQGLSKEIENLTRQVTALQEEGTVGIYLAQLKVKEEEVQQLNVALSSSQKRTADLEEELVCVQKEATRKVSEIEEKLKKELKHLHHDAGIMRNETETAEERVAELARDLVEMEQKLLTVTKENKDLTAQIQSFGRSMSSLQDSRDHATEELSDLKKKYDASLKELAQLKEQKDSGKESDVLSQAAFPLTTAENSLSHIEKLNQQLMSKDEQLLHLSSQLEDSYNQVQSFSKAMASLQNERDHLWSELEKFRKSEEGKQRAAAPSSASSPAEVQSLKKAMSSLQNDRDRLLKELKNLQQQYLQMNQELTEVRPLKAQLQDHQDQAKALQVMKEELRQESLSWQHELHQLRMEKNSWELHERRMKEQYLMAISEKDQQLSHLQSLLRELRSSPKTQLLPAQYQRQASPETSASLDGSQNLVYETELLRTQLNDSLKEIHQKELRIQQLNSKFSQLLEEKNTLSIQLSDASQSLRENQHHYSNLFNHCADLEKQVQELQAGPLNADVAPGAPQEKNGIHRKSEPEATREQQPSLSEAQQQLCSTKQEVSELKKLLDEERDQRWTAESALSLAKEQIRRLEQSEWDSARTPIIGSCGSQEQALLIDPPGSSCRRTRNGAGWKRVLRSLCHSRTRVPLLAASYILMVHVLLVLCFTGHL